The following are encoded in a window of Impatiens glandulifera chromosome 5, dImpGla2.1, whole genome shotgun sequence genomic DNA:
- the LOC124940241 gene encoding uncharacterized protein LOC124940241 isoform X2, with amino-acid sequence MGRPPSNGGPSFRFNAAEVAEMEAILHEHKNQMPTREALTDIAEKFSTTAERSGKFVVQMKQVWNWFQNRRYAIRAKGVRVPGLLNAAPMPRQDPTVVRSIPQPPPTVVPPSTVLKSVSDSSHMEFEAKSARDGAWYDVAMFISHRSVETGDPDVLIRFSGFGVEEDEWVNVRKHVRQRSLPCESSECVSVLPGDLILCFQEGKEQALYYDAHVLDSQRRRHDVRGCRCRFLVRYDHDLSEEIVPLRKVCRRPETDYRLQQLHGRNDLGPGQQLKSSTSNAGNHEKLHVPTEVLHKHPVQAVAVMPSLSPQGTVIESITVSPADGNMGISIVTSSSNATAMASDNQVIVPPPANATAIASDIQVTVPPPANADNATVVASDIQVTVPQPANAAAVANDSEVTVPPPDIAVAALASDIQVVLEADNADISVMENDNEVNVLETDNAANFAAMEIDNEVTVLPPDNAANGTAVMESDNEVNVLEVDNAANFAVMESDNVTVLPPDNAANDTAVMDNEVNVVLAEDNAGKVAVIESDNYEVNVVLAEDNAGNVAVMESDNEVNAVLAADNAGDVSVMENDNEVNVVLAADNAGNVAVMESDNDVTVLPPDNASHGTAVMESDNEVNVLPPDNAANGTDVMESDNGVNVELAADNSGNVAVMESDNEVNVELAAHNSGNVAVMESDNEVTVLPSDNATKVAVMESDNEVTGLAEGNAGNIVVMESDNEVTVGPPANDTSNGTSVAVPPSASASESAVGSDNEVKIPSPPATATVEIIAGPKNGTPTDVEVLNDDAAATSGGPFIVQSVNDIFDVPIGTPLIVQPAANDVPNADAIGVASVAPAEPANDDVPETSIAAGIVENFSTDNADGVTTPGAQAENNISPEISTVVLVETSVVVDMNETPGN; translated from the exons ATGGGAAGACCACCCAGTAATGGAGGTCCATCCTTCCGTTTTAACGCTGCCGAG GTTGCAGAAATGGAAGCTATTCTACATGAACATAAAAATCAGATGCCAACTCGTGAAGCACTTACAGATATTGCAGAGAAGTTTAG TACTACAGCTGAAAGGTCAGGGAAGTTTGTGGTTCAAATGAAACAG GTGTGGAATTGGTTCCAAAATCGGAGATATGCTATAAGGGCCAAGGGTGTCAGAGTTCCTGGATTGCTAAATGCAGCACCTATGCCTAGGCAAGATCCAACCGTAGTGAGAAGTATTCCCCAACCTCCTCCAACGGTGGTTCCCCCTTCTACAG TGTTAAAGAGTGTGTCGGATAGTTCTCACATGGAGTTCGAAGCCAAGTCTGCTCGAGATGGTGCTTG GTATGATGTTGCAATGTTTATATCTCATAGATCAGTTGAGACAGGTGATCCA GACGTTCTTATTAGATTTTCCGGTTTTGGCGTTGAGGAGGACGAGTGGGTTAATGTTCGTAAGCATGTGAGACAGCGGTCTCTTCCATGTGAATCATCAGAATGTGTTTCAGTTCTTCCAGGAGATCTTATACTTTGTTTCCAG GAAGGCAAAGAACAAGCTCTTTACTATGATGCCCATGTTCTCGACTCACAAAGGCGGAGACATGATGTTAGAGGTTGCCGCTGTAGGTTTCTTGTTCGCTATGATCATGATCTTTCTGAG GAAATTGTGCCACTTAGAAAAGTTTGTCGACGACCTGAAACGGATTACAGGCTGCAGCAACTACATGGTAGAAACGATCTGGGACCTGGGCAGCAACTGAAGTCCAGTACTTCTAATGCAGGTAACCATGAGAAACTCCATGTTCCTACTGAAGTTCTTCATAAGCATCCGGTCCAAGCAGTTGCAGTTATGCCCTCCCTGTCCCCTCAAGGTACAGTAATTGAGAGCATCACAGTTAGCCCAGCAGACGGTAATATGGGAATTTCAATTGTAACATCATCGTCTAATGCCACTGCCATGGCAAGTGATAATCAAGTAATTGTACCACCACCTGCTAATGCCACTGCCATCGCAAGTGATATTCAAGTAACTGTTCCACCACCCGCTAATGCAGATAATGCCACTGTCGTGGCAAGTGATATTCAAGTAACTGTTCCACAACCGGCTAATGCTGCTGCTGTGGCTAATGATAGTGAAGTAACTGTACCACCACCGGATATTGCAGTCGCTGCTTTGGCAAGTGATATTCAAGTAGTTCTAGAAGCGGATAATGCTGACATCTCTGTTATGGAAAATGATAATGAAGTAAATGTCCTAGAAACGGATAATGCTGCTAACTTCGCTGCTATGGAAATTGATAATGAAGTAACTGTACTACCTCCAGATAATGCTGCTAATGGCACTGCTGTTATGGAAAGTGATAATGAAGTAAATGTCCTAGAAGTGGATAATGCTGCTAACTTCGCTGTTATGGAAAGTGATAATGTAACTGTACTACCTCCAGATAATGCCGCTAATGACACTGCTGTTATGGATAATGAAGTAAATGTTGTACTAGCAGAGGATAATGCTGGTAAGGTTGCTGTTATTGAAAGTGATAATTATGAAGTAAATGTTGTACTAGCAGAGGATAATGCTGGTAATGTTGCTGTTATGGAAAGTGATAATGAAGTAAATGCTGTACTAGCAGCGGATAATGCTGGTGATGTCTCGGTTATGGAAAATGATAATGAAGTAAATGTTGTACTAGCAGCGGATAATGCTGGTAACGTCGCTGTTATGGAAAGTGATAATGATGTAACTGTATTACCACCGGATAATGCTTCTCATGGCACTGCTGTTATGGAAAGTGATAATGAAGTAAATGTACTACCACCGGATAATGCTGCTAATGGAACTGATGTTATGGAAAGTGATAATGGAGTAAATGTTGAATTAGCAGCGGATAATTCTGGTAACGTTGCTGTTATGGAAAGTGATAATGAAGTAAATGTTGAATTAGCAGCGCATAATTCTGGTAACGTCGCTGTTATGGAAAGTGATAATGAAGTAACTGTACTACCATCGGATAATGCTACTAAAGTCGCTGTTATGGAAAGTGATAATGAAGTAACTGGACTAGCAGAGGGTAATGCTGGTAACATCGTTGTTATGGAAAGTGATAATGAAGTAACTGTAGGACCACCTGCTAATGATACTTCCAATGGCACTTCTGTGGCAGTACCACCATCAGCATCGGCTAGTGAATCTGCTGTGGGAAGTGATAATGAAGTAAAAATACCATCACCGCCGGCTACTGCAACTGTTGAAATAATTGCTGGTCCGAAAAATGGCACACCAACAGATGTTGAAGTGCTAAATGATGATGCTGCTGCTACTAGTGGTGGTCCATTCATTGTTCAATCAGTTAACGATATTTTTGATGTACCTATTGGTACTCCACTCATTGTCCAACCAGCAGCTAATGATGTACCAAATGCTGACGCCATTGGTGTAGCAAGCGTTGCTCCTGCAGAACCAGCTAATGATGATGTTCCTGAGACGAGTATTGCTGCTGGTATTGTGGAAAATTTCTCTACAGACAATGCAGATGGAGTAACAACCCCTGGTGCTCAGGCGGAGAATAATATCTCGCCTGAAATTTCGACTGTTGTGTTGGTGGAGACAAGTGTTGTTGTAGACATGAATGAAACCCCAGGTAATTGA
- the LOC124940241 gene encoding uncharacterized protein LOC124940241 isoform X3 — translation MGRPPSNGGPSFRFNAAEVAEMEAILHEHKNQMPTREALTDIAEKFSTTAERSGKFVVQMKQVWNWFQNRRYAIRAKGVRVPGLLNAAPMPRQDPTVVRSIPQPPPTVVPPSTVPTVLKSVSDSSHMEFEAKSARDGAWYDVAMFISHRSVETGDPDVLIRFSGFGVEEDEWVNVRKHVRQRSLPCESSECVSVLPGDLILCFQEGKEQALYYDAHVLDSQRRRHDVRGCRCRFLVRYDHDLSEEIVPLRKVCRRPETDYRLQQLHGRNDLGPGQQLKSSTSNAGNHEKLHVPTEVLHKHPVQAVAVMPSLSPQGTVIESITVSPADGNMGISIVTSSSNATAMASDNQVIVPPPANATAIASDIQVTVPPPANADNATVVASDIQVTVPQPANAAAVANDSEVTVPPPDIAVAALASDIQVVLEADNADISVMENDNEVNVLETDNAANFAAMEIDNEVTVLPPDNAANGTAVMESDNEVNVLEVDNAANFAVMESDNVTVLPPDNAANDTAVMDNEVNVVLAEDNAGKVAVIESDNYEVNVVLAEDNAGNVAVMESDNEVNAVLAADNAGDVSVMENDNEVNVVLAADNAGNVAVMESDNDVTVLPPDNASHGTAVMESDNEVNVLPPDNAANGTDVMESDNGVNVELAADNSGNVAVMESDNEVNVELAAHNSGNVAVMESDNEVTVLPSDNATKVAVMESDNEVTGLAPANDTSNGTSVAVPPSASASESAVGSDNEVKIPSPPATATVEIIAGPKNGTPTDVEVLNDDAAATSGGPFIVQSVNDIFDVPIGTPLIVQPAANDVPNADAIGVASVAPAEPANDDVPETSIAAGIVENFSTDNADGVTTPGAQAENNISPEISTVVLVETSVVVDMNETPGN, via the exons ATGGGAAGACCACCCAGTAATGGAGGTCCATCCTTCCGTTTTAACGCTGCCGAG GTTGCAGAAATGGAAGCTATTCTACATGAACATAAAAATCAGATGCCAACTCGTGAAGCACTTACAGATATTGCAGAGAAGTTTAG TACTACAGCTGAAAGGTCAGGGAAGTTTGTGGTTCAAATGAAACAG GTGTGGAATTGGTTCCAAAATCGGAGATATGCTATAAGGGCCAAGGGTGTCAGAGTTCCTGGATTGCTAAATGCAGCACCTATGCCTAGGCAAGATCCAACCGTAGTGAGAAGTATTCCCCAACCTCCTCCAACGGTGGTTCCCCCTTCTACAG TTCCAACAGTGTTAAAGAGTGTGTCGGATAGTTCTCACATGGAGTTCGAAGCCAAGTCTGCTCGAGATGGTGCTTG GTATGATGTTGCAATGTTTATATCTCATAGATCAGTTGAGACAGGTGATCCA GACGTTCTTATTAGATTTTCCGGTTTTGGCGTTGAGGAGGACGAGTGGGTTAATGTTCGTAAGCATGTGAGACAGCGGTCTCTTCCATGTGAATCATCAGAATGTGTTTCAGTTCTTCCAGGAGATCTTATACTTTGTTTCCAG GAAGGCAAAGAACAAGCTCTTTACTATGATGCCCATGTTCTCGACTCACAAAGGCGGAGACATGATGTTAGAGGTTGCCGCTGTAGGTTTCTTGTTCGCTATGATCATGATCTTTCTGAG GAAATTGTGCCACTTAGAAAAGTTTGTCGACGACCTGAAACGGATTACAGGCTGCAGCAACTACATGGTAGAAACGATCTGGGACCTGGGCAGCAACTGAAGTCCAGTACTTCTAATGCAGGTAACCATGAGAAACTCCATGTTCCTACTGAAGTTCTTCATAAGCATCCGGTCCAAGCAGTTGCAGTTATGCCCTCCCTGTCCCCTCAAGGTACAGTAATTGAGAGCATCACAGTTAGCCCAGCAGACGGTAATATGGGAATTTCAATTGTAACATCATCGTCTAATGCCACTGCCATGGCAAGTGATAATCAAGTAATTGTACCACCACCTGCTAATGCCACTGCCATCGCAAGTGATATTCAAGTAACTGTTCCACCACCCGCTAATGCAGATAATGCCACTGTCGTGGCAAGTGATATTCAAGTAACTGTTCCACAACCGGCTAATGCTGCTGCTGTGGCTAATGATAGTGAAGTAACTGTACCACCACCGGATATTGCAGTCGCTGCTTTGGCAAGTGATATTCAAGTAGTTCTAGAAGCGGATAATGCTGACATCTCTGTTATGGAAAATGATAATGAAGTAAATGTCCTAGAAACGGATAATGCTGCTAACTTCGCTGCTATGGAAATTGATAATGAAGTAACTGTACTACCTCCAGATAATGCTGCTAATGGCACTGCTGTTATGGAAAGTGATAATGAAGTAAATGTCCTAGAAGTGGATAATGCTGCTAACTTCGCTGTTATGGAAAGTGATAATGTAACTGTACTACCTCCAGATAATGCCGCTAATGACACTGCTGTTATGGATAATGAAGTAAATGTTGTACTAGCAGAGGATAATGCTGGTAAGGTTGCTGTTATTGAAAGTGATAATTATGAAGTAAATGTTGTACTAGCAGAGGATAATGCTGGTAATGTTGCTGTTATGGAAAGTGATAATGAAGTAAATGCTGTACTAGCAGCGGATAATGCTGGTGATGTCTCGGTTATGGAAAATGATAATGAAGTAAATGTTGTACTAGCAGCGGATAATGCTGGTAACGTCGCTGTTATGGAAAGTGATAATGATGTAACTGTATTACCACCGGATAATGCTTCTCATGGCACTGCTGTTATGGAAAGTGATAATGAAGTAAATGTACTACCACCGGATAATGCTGCTAATGGAACTGATGTTATGGAAAGTGATAATGGAGTAAATGTTGAATTAGCAGCGGATAATTCTGGTAACGTTGCTGTTATGGAAAGTGATAATGAAGTAAATGTTGAATTAGCAGCGCATAATTCTGGTAACGTCGCTGTTATGGAAAGTGATAATGAAGTAACTGTACTACCATCGGATAATGCTACTAAAGTCGCTGTTATGGAAAGTGATAATGAAGTAACTGGACTAG CACCTGCTAATGATACTTCCAATGGCACTTCTGTGGCAGTACCACCATCAGCATCGGCTAGTGAATCTGCTGTGGGAAGTGATAATGAAGTAAAAATACCATCACCGCCGGCTACTGCAACTGTTGAAATAATTGCTGGTCCGAAAAATGGCACACCAACAGATGTTGAAGTGCTAAATGATGATGCTGCTGCTACTAGTGGTGGTCCATTCATTGTTCAATCAGTTAACGATATTTTTGATGTACCTATTGGTACTCCACTCATTGTCCAACCAGCAGCTAATGATGTACCAAATGCTGACGCCATTGGTGTAGCAAGCGTTGCTCCTGCAGAACCAGCTAATGATGATGTTCCTGAGACGAGTATTGCTGCTGGTATTGTGGAAAATTTCTCTACAGACAATGCAGATGGAGTAACAACCCCTGGTGCTCAGGCGGAGAATAATATCTCGCCTGAAATTTCGACTGTTGTGTTGGTGGAGACAAGTGTTGTTGTAGACATGAATGAAACCCCAGGTAATTGA
- the LOC124940241 gene encoding uncharacterized protein LOC124940241 isoform X1, translating into MGRPPSNGGPSFRFNAAEVAEMEAILHEHKNQMPTREALTDIAEKFSTTAERSGKFVVQMKQVWNWFQNRRYAIRAKGVRVPGLLNAAPMPRQDPTVVRSIPQPPPTVVPPSTVPTVLKSVSDSSHMEFEAKSARDGAWYDVAMFISHRSVETGDPDVLIRFSGFGVEEDEWVNVRKHVRQRSLPCESSECVSVLPGDLILCFQEGKEQALYYDAHVLDSQRRRHDVRGCRCRFLVRYDHDLSEEIVPLRKVCRRPETDYRLQQLHGRNDLGPGQQLKSSTSNAGNHEKLHVPTEVLHKHPVQAVAVMPSLSPQGTVIESITVSPADGNMGISIVTSSSNATAMASDNQVIVPPPANATAIASDIQVTVPPPANADNATVVASDIQVTVPQPANAAAVANDSEVTVPPPDIAVAALASDIQVVLEADNADISVMENDNEVNVLETDNAANFAAMEIDNEVTVLPPDNAANGTAVMESDNEVNVLEVDNAANFAVMESDNVTVLPPDNAANDTAVMDNEVNVVLAEDNAGKVAVIESDNYEVNVVLAEDNAGNVAVMESDNEVNAVLAADNAGDVSVMENDNEVNVVLAADNAGNVAVMESDNDVTVLPPDNASHGTAVMESDNEVNVLPPDNAANGTDVMESDNGVNVELAADNSGNVAVMESDNEVNVELAAHNSGNVAVMESDNEVTVLPSDNATKVAVMESDNEVTGLAEGNAGNIVVMESDNEVTVGPPANDTSNGTSVAVPPSASASESAVGSDNEVKIPSPPATATVEIIAGPKNGTPTDVEVLNDDAAATSGGPFIVQSVNDIFDVPIGTPLIVQPAANDVPNADAIGVASVAPAEPANDDVPETSIAAGIVENFSTDNADGVTTPGAQAENNISPEISTVVLVETSVVVDMNETPGN; encoded by the exons ATGGGAAGACCACCCAGTAATGGAGGTCCATCCTTCCGTTTTAACGCTGCCGAG GTTGCAGAAATGGAAGCTATTCTACATGAACATAAAAATCAGATGCCAACTCGTGAAGCACTTACAGATATTGCAGAGAAGTTTAG TACTACAGCTGAAAGGTCAGGGAAGTTTGTGGTTCAAATGAAACAG GTGTGGAATTGGTTCCAAAATCGGAGATATGCTATAAGGGCCAAGGGTGTCAGAGTTCCTGGATTGCTAAATGCAGCACCTATGCCTAGGCAAGATCCAACCGTAGTGAGAAGTATTCCCCAACCTCCTCCAACGGTGGTTCCCCCTTCTACAG TTCCAACAGTGTTAAAGAGTGTGTCGGATAGTTCTCACATGGAGTTCGAAGCCAAGTCTGCTCGAGATGGTGCTTG GTATGATGTTGCAATGTTTATATCTCATAGATCAGTTGAGACAGGTGATCCA GACGTTCTTATTAGATTTTCCGGTTTTGGCGTTGAGGAGGACGAGTGGGTTAATGTTCGTAAGCATGTGAGACAGCGGTCTCTTCCATGTGAATCATCAGAATGTGTTTCAGTTCTTCCAGGAGATCTTATACTTTGTTTCCAG GAAGGCAAAGAACAAGCTCTTTACTATGATGCCCATGTTCTCGACTCACAAAGGCGGAGACATGATGTTAGAGGTTGCCGCTGTAGGTTTCTTGTTCGCTATGATCATGATCTTTCTGAG GAAATTGTGCCACTTAGAAAAGTTTGTCGACGACCTGAAACGGATTACAGGCTGCAGCAACTACATGGTAGAAACGATCTGGGACCTGGGCAGCAACTGAAGTCCAGTACTTCTAATGCAGGTAACCATGAGAAACTCCATGTTCCTACTGAAGTTCTTCATAAGCATCCGGTCCAAGCAGTTGCAGTTATGCCCTCCCTGTCCCCTCAAGGTACAGTAATTGAGAGCATCACAGTTAGCCCAGCAGACGGTAATATGGGAATTTCAATTGTAACATCATCGTCTAATGCCACTGCCATGGCAAGTGATAATCAAGTAATTGTACCACCACCTGCTAATGCCACTGCCATCGCAAGTGATATTCAAGTAACTGTTCCACCACCCGCTAATGCAGATAATGCCACTGTCGTGGCAAGTGATATTCAAGTAACTGTTCCACAACCGGCTAATGCTGCTGCTGTGGCTAATGATAGTGAAGTAACTGTACCACCACCGGATATTGCAGTCGCTGCTTTGGCAAGTGATATTCAAGTAGTTCTAGAAGCGGATAATGCTGACATCTCTGTTATGGAAAATGATAATGAAGTAAATGTCCTAGAAACGGATAATGCTGCTAACTTCGCTGCTATGGAAATTGATAATGAAGTAACTGTACTACCTCCAGATAATGCTGCTAATGGCACTGCTGTTATGGAAAGTGATAATGAAGTAAATGTCCTAGAAGTGGATAATGCTGCTAACTTCGCTGTTATGGAAAGTGATAATGTAACTGTACTACCTCCAGATAATGCCGCTAATGACACTGCTGTTATGGATAATGAAGTAAATGTTGTACTAGCAGAGGATAATGCTGGTAAGGTTGCTGTTATTGAAAGTGATAATTATGAAGTAAATGTTGTACTAGCAGAGGATAATGCTGGTAATGTTGCTGTTATGGAAAGTGATAATGAAGTAAATGCTGTACTAGCAGCGGATAATGCTGGTGATGTCTCGGTTATGGAAAATGATAATGAAGTAAATGTTGTACTAGCAGCGGATAATGCTGGTAACGTCGCTGTTATGGAAAGTGATAATGATGTAACTGTATTACCACCGGATAATGCTTCTCATGGCACTGCTGTTATGGAAAGTGATAATGAAGTAAATGTACTACCACCGGATAATGCTGCTAATGGAACTGATGTTATGGAAAGTGATAATGGAGTAAATGTTGAATTAGCAGCGGATAATTCTGGTAACGTTGCTGTTATGGAAAGTGATAATGAAGTAAATGTTGAATTAGCAGCGCATAATTCTGGTAACGTCGCTGTTATGGAAAGTGATAATGAAGTAACTGTACTACCATCGGATAATGCTACTAAAGTCGCTGTTATGGAAAGTGATAATGAAGTAACTGGACTAGCAGAGGGTAATGCTGGTAACATCGTTGTTATGGAAAGTGATAATGAAGTAACTGTAGGACCACCTGCTAATGATACTTCCAATGGCACTTCTGTGGCAGTACCACCATCAGCATCGGCTAGTGAATCTGCTGTGGGAAGTGATAATGAAGTAAAAATACCATCACCGCCGGCTACTGCAACTGTTGAAATAATTGCTGGTCCGAAAAATGGCACACCAACAGATGTTGAAGTGCTAAATGATGATGCTGCTGCTACTAGTGGTGGTCCATTCATTGTTCAATCAGTTAACGATATTTTTGATGTACCTATTGGTACTCCACTCATTGTCCAACCAGCAGCTAATGATGTACCAAATGCTGACGCCATTGGTGTAGCAAGCGTTGCTCCTGCAGAACCAGCTAATGATGATGTTCCTGAGACGAGTATTGCTGCTGGTATTGTGGAAAATTTCTCTACAGACAATGCAGATGGAGTAACAACCCCTGGTGCTCAGGCGGAGAATAATATCTCGCCTGAAATTTCGACTGTTGTGTTGGTGGAGACAAGTGTTGTTGTAGACATGAATGAAACCCCAGGTAATTGA
- the LOC124940241 gene encoding mesocentin-like isoform X4 has product MVLGQYFYWYDVAMFISHRSVETGDPDVLIRFSGFGVEEDEWVNVRKHVRQRSLPCESSECVSVLPGDLILCFQEGKEQALYYDAHVLDSQRRRHDVRGCRCRFLVRYDHDLSEEIVPLRKVCRRPETDYRLQQLHGRNDLGPGQQLKSSTSNAGNHEKLHVPTEVLHKHPVQAVAVMPSLSPQGTVIESITVSPADGNMGISIVTSSSNATAMASDNQVIVPPPANATAIASDIQVTVPPPANADNATVVASDIQVTVPQPANAAAVANDSEVTVPPPDIAVAALASDIQVVLEADNADISVMENDNEVNVLETDNAANFAAMEIDNEVTVLPPDNAANGTAVMESDNEVNVLEVDNAANFAVMESDNVTVLPPDNAANDTAVMDNEVNVVLAEDNAGKVAVIESDNYEVNVVLAEDNAGNVAVMESDNEVNAVLAADNAGDVSVMENDNEVNVVLAADNAGNVAVMESDNDVTVLPPDNASHGTAVMESDNEVNVLPPDNAANGTDVMESDNGVNVELAADNSGNVAVMESDNEVNVELAAHNSGNVAVMESDNEVTVLPSDNATKVAVMESDNEVTGLAEGNAGNIVVMESDNEVTVGPPANDTSNGTSVAVPPSASASESAVGSDNEVKIPSPPATATVEIIAGPKNGTPTDVEVLNDDAAATSGGPFIVQSVNDIFDVPIGTPLIVQPAANDVPNADAIGVASVAPAEPANDDVPETSIAAGIVENFSTDNADGVTTPGAQAENNISPEISTVVLVETSVVVDMNETPGN; this is encoded by the exons ATGGTGCTTGGTCAGTATTTCTATTG GTATGATGTTGCAATGTTTATATCTCATAGATCAGTTGAGACAGGTGATCCA GACGTTCTTATTAGATTTTCCGGTTTTGGCGTTGAGGAGGACGAGTGGGTTAATGTTCGTAAGCATGTGAGACAGCGGTCTCTTCCATGTGAATCATCAGAATGTGTTTCAGTTCTTCCAGGAGATCTTATACTTTGTTTCCAG GAAGGCAAAGAACAAGCTCTTTACTATGATGCCCATGTTCTCGACTCACAAAGGCGGAGACATGATGTTAGAGGTTGCCGCTGTAGGTTTCTTGTTCGCTATGATCATGATCTTTCTGAG GAAATTGTGCCACTTAGAAAAGTTTGTCGACGACCTGAAACGGATTACAGGCTGCAGCAACTACATGGTAGAAACGATCTGGGACCTGGGCAGCAACTGAAGTCCAGTACTTCTAATGCAGGTAACCATGAGAAACTCCATGTTCCTACTGAAGTTCTTCATAAGCATCCGGTCCAAGCAGTTGCAGTTATGCCCTCCCTGTCCCCTCAAGGTACAGTAATTGAGAGCATCACAGTTAGCCCAGCAGACGGTAATATGGGAATTTCAATTGTAACATCATCGTCTAATGCCACTGCCATGGCAAGTGATAATCAAGTAATTGTACCACCACCTGCTAATGCCACTGCCATCGCAAGTGATATTCAAGTAACTGTTCCACCACCCGCTAATGCAGATAATGCCACTGTCGTGGCAAGTGATATTCAAGTAACTGTTCCACAACCGGCTAATGCTGCTGCTGTGGCTAATGATAGTGAAGTAACTGTACCACCACCGGATATTGCAGTCGCTGCTTTGGCAAGTGATATTCAAGTAGTTCTAGAAGCGGATAATGCTGACATCTCTGTTATGGAAAATGATAATGAAGTAAATGTCCTAGAAACGGATAATGCTGCTAACTTCGCTGCTATGGAAATTGATAATGAAGTAACTGTACTACCTCCAGATAATGCTGCTAATGGCACTGCTGTTATGGAAAGTGATAATGAAGTAAATGTCCTAGAAGTGGATAATGCTGCTAACTTCGCTGTTATGGAAAGTGATAATGTAACTGTACTACCTCCAGATAATGCCGCTAATGACACTGCTGTTATGGATAATGAAGTAAATGTTGTACTAGCAGAGGATAATGCTGGTAAGGTTGCTGTTATTGAAAGTGATAATTATGAAGTAAATGTTGTACTAGCAGAGGATAATGCTGGTAATGTTGCTGTTATGGAAAGTGATAATGAAGTAAATGCTGTACTAGCAGCGGATAATGCTGGTGATGTCTCGGTTATGGAAAATGATAATGAAGTAAATGTTGTACTAGCAGCGGATAATGCTGGTAACGTCGCTGTTATGGAAAGTGATAATGATGTAACTGTATTACCACCGGATAATGCTTCTCATGGCACTGCTGTTATGGAAAGTGATAATGAAGTAAATGTACTACCACCGGATAATGCTGCTAATGGAACTGATGTTATGGAAAGTGATAATGGAGTAAATGTTGAATTAGCAGCGGATAATTCTGGTAACGTTGCTGTTATGGAAAGTGATAATGAAGTAAATGTTGAATTAGCAGCGCATAATTCTGGTAACGTCGCTGTTATGGAAAGTGATAATGAAGTAACTGTACTACCATCGGATAATGCTACTAAAGTCGCTGTTATGGAAAGTGATAATGAAGTAACTGGACTAGCAGAGGGTAATGCTGGTAACATCGTTGTTATGGAAAGTGATAATGAAGTAACTGTAGGACCACCTGCTAATGATACTTCCAATGGCACTTCTGTGGCAGTACCACCATCAGCATCGGCTAGTGAATCTGCTGTGGGAAGTGATAATGAAGTAAAAATACCATCACCGCCGGCTACTGCAACTGTTGAAATAATTGCTGGTCCGAAAAATGGCACACCAACAGATGTTGAAGTGCTAAATGATGATGCTGCTGCTACTAGTGGTGGTCCATTCATTGTTCAATCAGTTAACGATATTTTTGATGTACCTATTGGTACTCCACTCATTGTCCAACCAGCAGCTAATGATGTACCAAATGCTGACGCCATTGGTGTAGCAAGCGTTGCTCCTGCAGAACCAGCTAATGATGATGTTCCTGAGACGAGTATTGCTGCTGGTATTGTGGAAAATTTCTCTACAGACAATGCAGATGGAGTAACAACCCCTGGTGCTCAGGCGGAGAATAATATCTCGCCTGAAATTTCGACTGTTGTGTTGGTGGAGACAAGTGTTGTTGTAGACATGAATGAAACCCCAGGTAATTGA